Proteins encoded in a region of the Rhipicephalus sanguineus isolate Rsan-2018 unplaced genomic scaffold, BIME_Rsan_1.4 Seq553, whole genome shotgun sequence genome:
- the LOC119377719 gene encoding hyaluronan mediated motility receptor-like: MNRTATFLGLKDKVRNLEKQLEQQLDEPRQHFFEAKTSWSDKIQTLEAQIFNMDRKVADDSLEYSRMERLLADAQQCLKDQQHQCAKFEEQLLERDTQLANMRRSHEEELQQQRALQYSQLDELRMQAAVLRAQLAQAQQDRDREASQAQTLILRLNRKKAECKKNQKHIQGLEEGQRTLLAKVSELEKQLNLASDSETILKHGLKRSEAELETMQEELAKLNQLLASAEIQNKRLMEELEARQQQADKQQSRLKAVTQLLESPGEDGRTGGSAREGTCRPRVQLHQRV, translated from the coding sequence ATGAATAGGACAGCCACATTTCTAGGCCTGAAGGACAAGGTCCGTAATCTGGAGAAACAGCTCGAACAGCAGCTGGACGAGCCGCGGCAACATTTCTTCGAGGCCAAGACATCCTGGAGTGACAAAATCCAGACCCTTGAAGCTCAGATCTTCAACATGGACCGGAAGGTGGCCGATGACTCGCTGGAGTACAGTCGCATGGAGAggctgcttgcagatgctcagcagtGCCTCAAGGATCAGCAGCACCAGTGTGCCAAATTCGAGGAGCAATTGCTGGAGCGGGACACTCAACTGGCAAACATGCGGCGCAGCCATGAAGAAGAGCTGCAGCAGCAACGCGCACTCCAGTACTCCCAGCTGGACGAGCTACGGATGCAAGCGGCTGTTCTCCGTGCGCAGCTCGCCCAGGCCCAACAGGACCGCGACCGAGAGGCCAGTCAAGCGCAGACATTAATTTTGAGACTGAACCGGAAGAAGGCAGAGTGCAAGAAGAACCAGAAGCATATCCAGGGGCTCGAGGAGGGCCAGAGGACTTTGTTGGCAAAGGTCTCCGAGCTAGAGAAGCAGCTCAATCTGGCGTCGGACTCTGAAACAATCCTCAAGCACGGTCTGAAGAGGAGTGAGGCTGAGCTAGAGACCATGCAGGAAGAGCTTGCAAAGCTGAACCAGCTGCTGGCCTCGGCCGAGATCCAGAACAAGCGGCTGATGGAGGAGCTTGAAGCAAGGCAGCAGCAAGCGGATAAACAGCAATCCAGGCTGAAAGCGGTGACGCAGCTGCTGGAATCCCCGGGAGAGGACGGCAGAACAGGTGGATCCGCTCGAGAAGGAACCTGCCGCCCACGTGTGCAATTGCACCAGCGTGTCTGA